The Mangifera indica cultivar Alphonso chromosome 8, CATAS_Mindica_2.1, whole genome shotgun sequence genome has a window encoding:
- the LOC123223808 gene encoding transcription initiation factor TFIID subunit 13-like, whose product MSNSAAGQSSKSKAGSSQPNETTSFKRKRGVFQKDLQHMMYGFGDDPNPLPETVALVEDIVVEYVTDLAHKAQDIGSKRGKLSVEDFLYLIRKDLPKLNRCKELLSMQEELKQARKAFEVDEEKLASVE is encoded by the exons ATGAGCAACTCTGCTGCTGGGCAATCCTCAAAATCAAAAGCAGGATCCTCGCAGCCTAATGAAACAACTTCATTCAAGCGCAAGCGTGGAGTCTTTCAAAAAGATT TGCAGCACATGATGTATGGTTTTGGTGATGATCCTAAC CCACTTCCAGAAACTGTGGCACTTGTGGAGGACATAGTTGTGGAATATGTCACAGATTTG GCACATAAAGCGCAGGATATTGGATCAAAGAGGGGAAAGTTATCAGTTGAGGATTTTCTGTATTTAATCAGAAAG GATTTGCCGAAACTTAACCGCTGTAAAGAATTGCTGTCAATGCAAGAGGAGCTCAAACAAGCGAGGAAAGCTTTTGAGGTTGATGAAGAGAAGTTGGCGTCAGTAGAGTGA